The following proteins come from a genomic window of Amyelois transitella isolate CPQ chromosome 24, ilAmyTran1.1, whole genome shotgun sequence:
- the LOC106135983 gene encoding death-associated protein 1, translating into MSSAEETSQLKAGHPPAVKAGGMRITQHKTPHSRDSSKEPANEDLTGLSGPSPVPSNPVSISGAPNRGNADFTPEAAQVAHSPKPPVHVNIRPNVNIQQPRK; encoded by the exons ATGTCGTCTGCTGAAGAAACGTCTCAATTGAAAGCAGGACATCCTCCAGCTG TGAAAGCTGGAGGCATGAGGATCACACAGCACAAGACTCCTCACTCGAGGGACAGCAGCAAAGAGCCTGCAAACGAGGATCTGACCGGTCTATCCGGGCCTTCTCCAGTTCCCTCCAACCCTGTGTCTATATCCGGTGCTCCTAACCGTGGCAACGCAGACTTTACACCTGAGGCGGCTCAAGTGGCTCACAGCCCTAAGCCACCAGTTCATGTCAATATTAGGCCAAACGTGAACATCCAACAACCCAGGAAGTAA
- the LOC106135803 gene encoding protein tyrosine phosphatase domain-containing protein 1 — protein MNGDGVAGEPRPIWERLGCARGVCARLCRRRVRRRVAPEHAAVNGKTSARSRESRRRINHPPPALYSSLGERLRTSTPEALQCALFCGGNRCQYELPPKAPAAIQGLYSSWITDDILAMARPSTASIAARNIIQQFHSWGIRTVINLQTPGEHASCGPPLSKSGFTYDPNVFMANDIYYYNFAWPDYGEASLSGLVDMAKVLSFAIQEGRVAIHCHAGLGRTGVLIACYLVYSLRVRANDAIRLVRKKRPRSVQTSGQILCVQQFEHYLLPQTVMFSSKEPIMLTKDHKTAEFTLRQHLYRQKATLHGLEERAFKEIPKIVYSICERLLKLSGCTTSVGLDFRVRNRPFYKSFLVYRLKQTRKPEPSTPDEVPEVSEPVATLPMVEWRDPVEEDIDRSLEAVSRITGSSCNNGAIPAIHVYEAFVVDHRSLPEERQTYMKQLRTDINQRREAIARIDEEEDPAVLSWLLCEWLEGLKTPVLNRDDLSSIVGRGQNVEACLVALKMEDAMLLEYLLRFVTRLRPLAATKKIDILKRLIASLTHQTVLVCGRCLPTRKDFSRLRDGTCSQVVNFFLRTIVELQKDMLKAGKDDSDVVVPIRRFKIKAWK, from the exons ATGAACGGGGATGGAGTCGCGGGCGAGCCCCGTCCGATATGGGAGCGTCTGGGATGCGCGCGCGGCGTGTGTGCGCGGCTGTGCAGGCGCAGGGTGCGCAGGAGAGTGGCGCCGGAGCACGCCGCGGTCAACGGGAAGACTTCCGCAAG AAGTCGGGAGTCCCGCCGCCGCATCAACCACCCCCCTCCGGCCCTGTACAGCTCGCTGGGAGAGCGTCTCCGCACGAGCACCCCTGAGGCGCTGCAGTGTGCTTTGTTCTGTGGTGGAAACAGGTGCCAGTATGAATTACCACCAAAAGCACCGGCCGCTATACAAGGGCTGTATTCTAGTTG GATCACAGATGACATCCTGGCGATGGCGCGGCCCAGCACCGCCAGCATTGCGGCCAGGAACATCATACAGCAGTTCCACAG TTGGGGTATCAGAACGGTGATCAACCTTCAGACGCCGGGCGAGCATGCTAGCTGTGGCCCTCCGCTCTCCAAATCAGGCTTCACATACGATCCCAATGTGTTTATGGCTAATGATA TTTACTACTACAACTTCGCGTGGCCTGACTACGGAGAAGCGAGCCTCAGCGGGCTGGTCGACATGGCTAAAGTTTTGTCCTTCGCTATTCAGGAGGGAAGAGTTGCTATCCACTGTCACGCAG GTTTAGGCCGAACCGGCGTGCTAATAGCCTGCTACCTAGTTTACTCTCTCCGTGTGCGAGCCAACGACGCCATCCGTCTCGTGAGGAAGAAACGTCCCAGGTCCGTCCAGACCTCGGGCCAGATCCTCTGCGTCCAACAGTTTGAGCATTACCTCCTGCCGCAGACTGTCATGTTCAGCTCCAA gGAGCCAATAATGCTTACGAAAGACCACAAAACAGCTGAGTTTACGCTCCGTCAACATTTGTACCGGCAGAAGGCAACCTTACATGGCCTTGAAGAGAGAGCTTTTAAAGAGATTCCTaag ATTGTATACAGCATCTGCGAGCGTCTACTGAAACTGTCTGGTTGTACCACCAGCGTGGGCTTGGACTTCCGAGTGAGGAACCGACCTTTTTACAAGTCCTTCCTCGTGTACCGACTGAAACAGACGAGGAAACCCGAGCCTTCCACGCCAGATGAAGTTCCTGAAG TTTCAGAGCCCGTGGCCACACTGCCGATGGTGGAATGGCGGGATCCAGTGGAGGAGGACATCGACCGCAGCCTGGAGGCCGTCAGCAGGATCACCGGCAGCTCCTGTAACAACGGCGCCATTCCCGCCATACACGTGTATGAG GCATTCGTGGTCGACCACCGCAGTCTTCCAGAGGAGCGGCAGACGTACATGAAGCAGCTGCGCACGGACATCAACCAGAGGAGGGAGGCCATCGCCAGGATCGACGAAGAG GAGGACCCAGCAGTATTGTCGTGGTTGCTATGCGAGTGGCTGGAGGGCCTGAAGACGCCCGTGCTGAACCGCGACGACCTCTCATCCATCGTGGGGCGGGGGCAGAACGTGGAAGCTTGTCTGGTGGCTTTGAAAATG gaagACGCAATGCTCCTTGAGTACCTACTACGCTTCGTGACTCGCTTACGCCCTCTAGCGGCGACTAAGAAAATTGATATTCTGAAACGTCTGATCGCTTCTCTCACCCACCAGACCGTGTTGGTCTGCGGACGATGTCTTCCAACCCGTAAGGACTTCTCCAGACTTCGCGACGGAACCTGCAGTCAAGTCGTAAATTTTTTCCTAAGGACGATAGTGGAACTCCAAAAAGATATGTTGAAAGCGGGTAAAGACGATTCCGATGTGGTTGTACCGATAAGGAGGTTTAAAATAAAGGCTTGGAAATGA